The genomic segment GCGCACCTCGATGTCGCCCTCGCCTGGCTCGACCGTCAGCCAGGGCTCGATGAAGAAGCTGTTGTCCCATCGATCCTTGACCTGCAGCGAGAAGGTTCCCGGCGCCTCGCCTCGGACCACCACCTCGCCGGCCCGACTGGCCGGCCCCTGGAAGGCGAACTCACTCCCGGCAGCTCCGGAGAGGGGCGATCGACGCAGCAGCTCGACGATCCAGGGGCGTCCGCTCGGATCGAGGGGCGGGTCGATCGTCGCTCGCAGATCCATCGGCGGCTGGAGGATCAGCGGCGCCGCGAGACGCGTCTCGCGGCCGTCCCATAGCTCGAGGGGAAATTGCCGGGAGATGGCATAGGCGGGATGCTCGATTTCCAGCAAGTAGGTCCCGGCCGCCAAACCGGAAAGCTGAAAGAAGCCCGTCGCCGAGACCGCGACCTCGTCGGTCTTCGAAGTCAGGCGCTCCCGGAGCGCCGTGCGAGGTGCCAGAGGAGAGAGACGCGCCCTGGCGCCCGCGTCGAAGCTTTTTCCGCTGGCGGTTTCCACCCACCCGACGAGCGAAGCGCCGCGGCGCAGTGCCATCGTCCCCAGGTCGAAGGCCTCGCCCCCACCGGAATCGACACCGCCGAGATCGCCACTCCCGAGATCGATACCGCCGAGATCGATTCCGAAGCGGTAAACCGGCGCGAACCCGGCGGGCCTGATCTCGAGATCCAGCCGTGCCGCCGGCACCTCGCAGCGCCAAGCTTTCTCTGCCAGGTGGCAATGCACCGAGTGCCGGGTCAGGCCCCCGGCAGCGGATGGCGCTCCGGCCTTCGGCAGCAACGAGAAGGCCATCCGCAAGCGATCGGGCCACTCGCCCTCGGCAAACCGACCGTGAACGATCACCGTCGGCAGGGGAGAGAAGCGCAGTCCCTGCTCCCGCCGTGCCTCGACGACCTCGCACGGAGCCCAGAAGCCGGGCGCTTCCAGACACGCCGTCCAGACCGAGCCCTCGGGCAGTGAACAGGCGGTCGCGGCGCAGGTCCGCTCCTCGCCGCCCGCCGTCGGTGTCCATCGAACCTCCGCAGCCACGCCCTCCGGAAGACCGGTCGCGACGGGAATCAGAACGTCGTCACCGGCTGCGCCCACGCTCGGCATCGCCCACAGGGTCAGCGCCAAGATCCAGACCAGCGGCCGGTTCACGGGCAAATGTCCAGGCAGTCCAGCTCCTCGCCGCCATCGACCTCGACGTTGAAGCAGGCGCCACCGTCAATGTGACAGGTCCAGCCCTGGATCGGGTCGTAGACCATTTCGCACCGGATCCCGGCGCCCATCTCTTCGTCGCCCACCTGGGTGCAGCTCCAGGCGCATGGCGTCCCGAGAACGTGGCACGTGGGAACCCGGTTCAGGCAAACCCAACAGCCCCACTGCGCCGAGGTCGCAGGAAAAGCCATCAAGAGCAGACCGGCCAACAAGATCCTTCGCATCGCTCCAACCTCCGAGGCAGTCGACCTACGGAATATTCGATATATCGCAATCGTAGAATCGACCCGTGACCGAGTCAAGAGAAAGGTCTTCCTCGCGGTCCGGAAACAGGACGCCTTTCCGGCCCGGAATATGGTGCCGGCGAAGCCCCTAGAAACCGGTGGGCGCTTCGCCGTAGCGGGCCAAGAAGGTCTTCACCGAGTCGGAGACGATCGCTTGCCGCTCGGCCTGGTTGGGCAGCGCTCGGCTCGGTGCGATGACCTGCTCCCAAAAGGTGAACGCCTTGAGCATTCCCGTGAGCTGGGTCGCCGCCGCCACGGGATCGGAGACGGCCAAACGTCCGTCCTTCGTAGCCTGGCGCAGCCAGCGGGTCAGGCCGTCCTCGCCGGAGTGGGCCCGCTCCCACACATCGCGCGCCGCCTCCGGGGAGCGGAAGCACTCGGCGAGCATCATCCGGACGGTGTCCAAGAACTCCGGATCCAAGTAGAGGTCGACGAGGTTGCGAGCGATCTGCTCGAGGCCGTCACGAATTCCCTCGGCGGCTCGGTAGGGCCGTTCGCTGGCCTCGGCGGTGCGTTCGACGAGCAGGGCGCTGATCTCTTCGAAGAGCGCCTGCTTGCTCGCGAAATGCTTGTAGACGGTGCGCTTCGAGGCCGGCGCCCGGGCCGCGATGCGATCCATGTTGGCGGCCTGAAAGCCATGCTCTCGAAACTCGGCCAGGGCGGCTTCGAGGATGGCCCTTTTTTTGGGATGGGTATCGGTCATCGACTCTCGGTAAACTTTTCGGTTTACATAGCCCGTATCGACGAGTACACTTCCGAGTGTACAGGCCGAGAGAGCTTCCCCTCGGCCGTCCTCACAAGATTAGCGCAGAGCTCTGCGATACCCCCGCCTCGCGCCGCGGCGCGCTGGCTCGAGATCAGGAGGATCAGCCCATGCCTTGGACCCGCGACCAGATTCCCGACCAGATCGGCCGCTTCGCCATCGTCACCGGAGCCAACAGCGGCATCGGATTCGAGACCGCCCTCGCCCTGGCGAGCAAGGGTGCCCAGGTCGGTCTGGCTTGCCGCAGCGCCGAGCGCGGACGGGCAGCGGTCGAGCGAATTCGCGCCGAGCATCCCACCGCCGAAGTCTCCGTCGCGCCGCTCGACCTGGCCGACCTCGACCACGTCGCCCACTATGCCGAGGAAGTTCTCGCCAACCGCGAGAGACTCGACCTGCTGGTGCTCAATGCCGGCGTCATGGTTCCTCCGGCCTCGAAAACGGCCCAGGGATTCGAGCTCCAGCTAGGCGTCAATCACCTCGGCCACTTCGCCTTGACGGCCCGGCTCCTGCCACTCCTCGAGGCCACCCCGGAGGCGCGCATCGTGGTGGTGTCGAGCCTCGCTGCCCGCCAGGGCAAGATCCATTTCGACGACCTTCATTTCGAACGTCGCTACTCCCCTTGGCCGGCCTACGGTCAGAGCAAGCTGGCCAATTAGCTCTTCGTCCGCGAGTTGGTGCATCGTCTGCAGGAGGCCGGATCGAGCGTCACCGTCACCGCGGCTCACCCGGGCTGGACTGCCACCAACCTGCAGCGCACCAGCGGTCTGGCTCGCTTTTTCAATCCGATCTTCGCGATGACGCCTCCGCAGGGGGCGCTGCCAACCCTACGAGCCGCGACCGATCCCAGCGCCACCAGCGGCGACTACTTCGGCCCAGACGGCTTTTTGGAGTTTCGTGGCTATCCCCGGCGGGTCAAGATGGCGCGCCGAGCGGAGAATCGAGAAACCGCCCGCCGCCTGTGGGAGGTCAGCGAGCGGCTCACCGGGCTACACCCCGCCTAGCAGAAGCTCGGCTCAGGAGGGCGGGACGACGACCGTGGTTTCCGCCGCCAGCACCTGGCCATCGACCACGAAGTCGCGGTGATCGCTACCGTTGAGGGTGACGACGATGCGGTTGTCGCCCGGGGCCAGCTCGCCGAGGTGGAACCAGGGGCCGTAGAGGCGGCCCACCTGTCGGCCGTTGACGAAGACGTGGCCGTGCCCCTCGTTGGCCACCGTCGGCTGGCCGGATTTCTCCGGCGTGAAAGTCCAGTCGGTGAGCTCGACGTGCAGGTCGTAGCTGGCGGGCAGCTCCTCGACGACCTCGAAGCGAATGAACTCTGGGACCCGCTCCGCATCGGTGAGGTCGAAGGCCGCACGGCCATGGACCAGACTCCGGTCGGTGGCGATGGCGTCCTGGTACTGGCGGTGGGCGGACCAAGAGTAGGCGCCGAGGAAGAGAGCGATGATCAGAAGATAGTTCAAGGCGGCGAAGGCGACTCGCCAAGAGAGCCGCCGGTGGATCGCGATGGGCGGCCTGTAGAGGGTGCCGGCGCCGTTGAGAAGAAACACCACCAGGGCAGCGTGCAGTGGCGTATGGCCGATCACCTCGATCTTTCCGAAGACCAGCGTGGTGGTGAAGAAGACCAAGGTGATCACCGCCGCCAGCGGCCGACCGAGGAGGCCGATCAGGAGTAGAAAACCGAGACCGATCTCGACGAAGGCAGCTCCCTGGAGGAAGAACTGCGGCGGCAATCCGAGGGCGAGCTGGGGACTCTGATCGAGGAGGTAGAGCGCCCAGCTCGGGTAGAACAGCTTCTCGTAGCCCAGCCAGATGAGGGAGAACCCCATCGTGCCGTAGAGCGCCGGCAACCCGGCGTTGCACAGCTTCTGGTGCCGGCTGGCGCTGACCAGCAAGTAGAAGCCGATGCCCAGGTAGTGCAGATAGTCGAGGATGTGGAAGAGGCCGAACTCGAAGACCGAGGCGGCGAAAATCGCCAGAACGCCGGCTCCGCCGAGGCCAACCAGGCGCGGAAAGAGCAGCAGCACGGCGACCACGAACTGCAGCCAGACGAGGGTCGGGAAGCGCGACGTCAGCTCCGGCGCCAACACCGCGTCGGAGGCCCAGGAGATCAACAGCACCGCGGCCATCGCGCCGCGCATCACCAGCAGGCTGTAATCCTGGCGGGCGCTCAACCATCGGTGGAGATGGCGATACCAACCCGTGCCGTCGAGGCGCTGGTCGAGCATCACCAGCAGGGCCATCACGACGGCACTGACGGCCACCAGAACGAGGAAGGTGGGGGTGATCACCGCCGCCACCGACAGCGGTGGCGTGTGGTAGTCGAAGTCGCTGAACCACTTGACGTGGGCGAGGGCGAGGGGTGCCGTCAGCGCCAGGCCACAGCCGGCGAGCAGGAGGACAAGCCGCTGGCCGAAGGTCCGCGAGGCCCGCCTTGGCGCCGGCCCCGGGGCGCCCGCCAGAGGGGCCATCAGAGATCGACCTGGTGGCCGGTGAGGCGGCGGAAGGCTTCGAGGTAGCGCTGCCGTGTGCCGGCGACCACCTCGGGAGGCAGCTCCGGCGGCGGACTGTTCTTGTCCCAATCGGTGGTGTCGAGCCAGTTGCGGACGAACTGCTTGTCGAAGGAGGCGGGCTCTTCGCCCGGGGTCCAGAGGTCCGCCTCCCAATAGCGGCTGGAGTCCGGTGTCAGAGCCTCGTCGATCAGCCGCAGCTCGCCGCCGACCAGCCCGAACTCGAACTTGGTGTCGGCCAGGATCAAGCCCCGGGAGGCGGCGTGATCGGCACCGCGCCGGTAAAGGGCGAGGGTGAGGTCGCGCAGACGCGCCGCCAGCTCAACCCCCAAGGCCTCGGCCATGACCTCGAAGGAGACGTTTTCGTCGTGGCCTTCCTCGGCTTTGGTCGCCGGGGTGAAGATCGGCTCCGGCAGGCGATCGGCCCGTCGCAAGCCTGCCGGCAGCGGCAAGCCGCAAACGCTGCCGTCGGCCCGGTACTCACGGAATCCGCTGCCGGCGAGGTAGCCGCGGGCGACGCACTCGAAGGGAACGACCTCGGTCTTGCGGACCACCGCACTGCGACCGGCCAGCACGGGATCCTCGGCCACCGCCGGCGGCAGCGCCGACGCGAGACCCGGCTCGAGATGGTGCGGCACCAGATCCGCCAACTGATCGAACCAGAACAGCGAGAGCTGATGCAGGATCTTGCCCTTGTCCGGAATCCCCGGCGAGAGCACCCAGTCATAGGCCGAGATGCGGTCGGTGGCGACCAGCAGCAGGCGGTCGCCGAGGTCGTAGACGTCGCGCACCTTGCCGCGACGCGGCTCCGGCAAACCGGCGACCTGGGTCGAGAGCACGGCTTGACTCACGATCGAGCTCCTCGATTCGGGTGATGGAAGATCACAGGCCCGCGGGAGCGAGCTGCTTGAGGGCCTGTTGCAGCGAGTCCGTTTCGGCTCGCGGCAGCTTCAAGCCTTGCCAGCGAGCGCCGTCGACGACCTCGAAGATGGGAACCTTGCCGAGGCCCTTGAGGTGGGCGTTGCCGAGGCGCCGCAGGGCGACCAGGAAGTCGGGATTCTCCGGCTGGCCGTAGGCGATGTATCGGCGGTCGCCGTCTTCGACGCGATAGAGGGGAGTGCCCTGGATGTCGATCTCGAGCTGGGCGATGTAGGCGTCGGTGGCGACGATGCCCTCGTTGATGAGCTGGCCGTTGGCATTGACGTAGGCGTAGAACCGGCGAGCCTTTTCACGCCGCTCCATGAAGTCCGCATCGCGCTTCACCAGGGGAGAGAAGAAGCGATAGACGGTCTGCTCCGGGTACCCCTGGTTGATCAGCATGTTCTGGATCTCGTCGATCTCCTTCGACGATTTGCCGGTGATCAGCCGGGTGAGCTCGACGACTCCGTGACCGAAGAACTCATAGCGTTCCGGACCGCCATCGCCGAATCCGATGGGTAGCAAGCGGTAGGGGCCGAAGTTGAGGGCGATGCGGACGCCGCGATCGAAGGGCAGCCCCTGCTCGACCGCCTGGCGATAGGCGCGCTGGATCATCACCGCCGCGTGCACCAGCTTGGAGCCGTGGCGGCTGGAGTAGAAGGCGCCGTCGCCGAGGTACTTCTCGAGGCTGAGGCGGAAGTCCCGAGCCAGGCGGTTGATGCGCCGCTGGAAGGTGAAGATTTGGCGGAAGGAGCCGTCCTGGAGATCGCTGCCGGAGCGTCGGATCACCGACACCACCTCGGAAAAATCGGTGAGGTCGTAGATCAAGCCAAAGCGATGAACCAGCGGCTCGACCACCCAAGGCGCCATGAAATCGAGCGGACGGGTCGCCGGCGACAGCACCAGGGAGCGCCGACCGGGCAGGCTGCGGGTCGCCCCTTCGGAGCGGAACACGAGCTGCCCCTGGTGCTCCCGCACCGGCACCAGGAAGCGCCGCACGGTGTGGATGAGCTCGAACTCCTTGAGCTTGAGGAGCAGGGATTCCCACTGCTCGACGCCGGATGGATCGAGCAGCCGGCGCGCCGGGTAGTCCGGTTGCTCGGCGAGGAAACGCGCGTAGCCGGGGCGGGTGAGGAGCTCACGCCCGCGGCTCGCCGGATCCGGTTCGCCGAGGTTGCTCGGCAGCGGCGAAGCGCGCAGCAGATGCTCGACCACCAGCCGCAAGGGCCCCGGGCGATCGAGGCTGGCCCGATGCCAGTCCTCGAGAGCTTCGAGGCGGTTGCGCAGATCCCGGCCATCGACGCGCAGACAGCCGTGGAAGTAGCTCGCCAGCTCCTCGAGATTGCGGCTGATGTGCTCCTCGGTGAAGATCAGCACGTTGTCGCGCATGTGCGACAGCAATCGCGGGAAGAGCTCTTCTTCGTTGCCCTCGGTGCGTTCCGCCAAGCGGCCGGCGAGCTCATAGGTTTCGGTGAAGACGAAGCTCAGATAGCGATCGAGGACACGGAACTTGATGCTGTCGCCGTGGCGCCGGGCGATCTTCAGATCGAGGCGCAGCAGGCGGCGCGGAGCGTCGCGCAGGACGCGCGCGACATCGAGCGAGTGGTAGAGCCAGAAGGTCGCTGGAAAGGCGCGACCGTAGGAGGACAGGGTGACGTTCTCGATCACCCGAGCCAGGTGCGAACGGTAGCGCTCCCAGGCCTGGGAATGGGCCTTGCGATCGAAGGAGCGACGCTGAAAAACGGCGACCTGGACTCGCTCCTCGGCCTCGAGAAAGGCCTCCAGCGCCTCGCTGAGATGGCGCATGCCCGGAGACAGCAAGATCGGGAAGCCCTGGATCGGGGTGGCTTCCTCATCGGCGAGAAAGATCTGATGGGGCGACGGCAGGCTGCTGTCGATGTCCGGCATCAGCCCCCGGATCTCCTCCGGATCACGCCGCAGGAAATTGAAGGGGCCGGGAAAGAGCTCGAGGAATTCGGTCGGCGTCATAGGAGATCAGAAGCGCGCAAAGGGCGAGCCTACAACAATCCCCGTCGGGTTCCGGGAAGGCGATTCCCAGGCCTTCGGCCCGCCCCGGCGAAGAACCCTCGGGAGCACCTTCGAAGCCCTCTCCAGGGCCCCCGAAAGACCCCGGGATAGGCACACCCGGAGCCTGGTAGACTCCCTCGCCGACAAGGCTTTACTTCTGGGGAGATCGAGATGAATTCGATGCCGAGGCTGAGCGTGAGCGAACGCCAGGAGGTGGCGAGCGAGCTTCTGGTCGTGGGATGTTTCGAAGGTGCCGCTGCCGAGGCCGAGGGCCTCCCGGCTCCCCTGGTGGAAGCCATCGAGGGACTGGCGAATCGCGCCGGCTGGAGTGGCCGCGAAGAGCACAGTGGTGAAACCGAGGCGCGCCTCGACGGCGCCAGCGTGGTGGTTCGCCTGCAAGGGCTCGGCAAAGCGAAAGAGCTCACCGCCACCGCCCTGACGGACTGGCTGCGGGACCAGGTGGAGGAGGCCGGCGGTCAAGGCTACGAGTCCCTCGCCGTGTTGTTGCCCCACCATGACCTGACGGTCGGGGCGGCCGCCGCCGGACGCAATCAGCGGGCACTCCTGTTGGGCGGCTACCGCTACGACCGTTTTCGCACCGAGGCCAAGCGGACGCGCGACCGCGTCCTCGAGGTTTCCCTGCTTCCCCCGCCGGCGGCCGAGGCCACCTATCGGGCGTGCCTGGTGGATTCCCGCCAGGTGGGAGAAGGGATCGCCTTCGCCCGCGACCTCGGCAACGCTCCGGCGAGTCTGGCGAGCCCGGAATGGATGGCCGATCAGGCCCGCACCATGGCTGAAGGAGAGGGCATCTCCTGCACCGTCCTCGGCCCGGACGAGCTGAAAGAGAAGGGCATGGGCGGCATTCTGGCGGTCGGCGGCGGCTCCGCCCACGAGCCCCGGCTGGTGAAGCTCGAGTGGGGAGACCGCGGACCGACGGTGGCGATCGTCGGCAAGGGCGTCACCTTCGATACCGGCGGCATCTCCCTCAAGCCCGCCCACGCCATGGATGAGATGAAGTACGACAAGTGCGGCGCCTGCGCCGCTCTCGGCATCGCCCAGGCGGTGGCGCGCCTCGACCTGCCGCTTCGCCTGCGGGTCTACGTGCCCTTGGCAGAGAACATGCCCGGCGGCGCCGCCTACCGTCCGGGCGACATCGTGCGCTGCTACAACGGCAAGACCGTCGAGATCCTCAACACCGACGCCGAGGGCCGCATGATTCTGGCGGACGCCCTCGCCTGGGCGGTGGAGGAGAAGCCCGATGCCCTCCTCGAGCTTTCCACCCTCACCGGCGCATGTGTCGTCGCTCTGGGATTTCAGGCCGCCGGCCTCTATGCGCCGAACCGCGCCTTCGCCGACGAGCTGCTGGCCGCCTCCGAGCGCAGCGGCGAGCGTTTGTGGCACATGCCCCTGTGGCGGGATCACGTCGAACAGATCAAGGGCGTTCACGGCGACCTCAAGAACCTCGGCGGGCGCTGGGGCGGCGCCAACACGGCGGCGGCCTTTCTGTCGCAGTTCGTCGGCGACCTCGAGCACTGGGCGCATCTCGACATTGCCGGCGTGGCCAACATCGGCCCCGATCAGGAGGCGCCCCAAGGGGCGACTGGATTCGGAGTGGCCCTCGGCATCGATTGGCTCCGCTCGCGGCTCTCCTAGGCACACGATGAAGCAGACCTCGCGGGCGACTCATCCAGCCCGCCTCCCCCTGCGATAGGCGCGATGGGAAGATCGCCCAGCGGGCGTAGCGAGGCGACCTCGGCCGACCCGCGACCGGTCCTGACCACCACCGATCTGCGGGTCACGACCCGCCGCGGCGAGGCGCTCGTGCGCGGTGTCGACCTGCGCGTCGCGGCTGGCGAGATGGTCGGTCTGGTCGGCGAGTCCGGCTCCGGCAAGACCCTCACCGCCCTCGCCGTGGCAGGCCTCCTGCCGCACCGGGAGCTGCGCTCGACGGGTGAGATTCGGCTCGGCGGCGAAGCCATCCACGGCCTGCCACCGGGCCCCCGCCGACGCCTCCTCGGGCGCCGCATCGGAATGGTCTTTCAGGAGCCGATGGCGGCCTTCAACCCGTCCTTCACCATCGGTTTCCAGGTCGGAGAGGTGCTGCGCCTGCATCACGGTCTCGGCAAAGCCGAAGCACGGCGCGAGACCCGCCGGTTGCTCGACCGCATGGCGATCCCGCAAGCCGAAGGGCGGCTGCGGTCCTACCCCCACGAGCTCTCCGGAGGGCAGCTGCAGCGGGTGGCCCTCGCCATGGCCTTGGCCGGCCGCCCCGAGATGCTGTTGGCGGACGAGCCGACCACCGCCCTCGATGTCACCCTCCAAGCCCAGATCCTCGACCTCCTCGAAGAGCTGCGTCACGACCTCGATCTCGGCATCCTGTTCATCACCCACGATCTGGCGGTGGTCGCCAACCGCTGTTCCCGCGCCATCGTGCTGCGCCACGGCGAGGTGATCGAATCGGGGCCCGTCGCTGACGTCCTCCAGAACCCCGAGCACCCGTACACCGGCGAGCTCATCGCCGCCTATCCGCGCCTCGAACCACGGGCGACGTCGGCATCCTTGCAGGGCGCCGAGATCGTCGCCGAGGCCCGTGACCTGCACCACACCTATCGCCTGCCCGGTGGTGCCGAGGTCAAGGCTCTCGACGGCATCGACCTGCGCCTCGCCGCCGGCAGCACCCAGGCCCTGGTGGGGGAGAGCGGCAGTGGCAAGTCGACCCTGGCACGAGCCCTGGTCGGTCTGCTGCGGCCCGATTCCGGCGCGGTTCATTTCGGCGGCGAGGACCTCCGCACCTGGAGCGGTGCGGAGCTGCGACGCCGGCGACGCCAGTTTCAGCTCGTCTTCCAGGATCCCGGCGGTTCCCTCAGTCCCCGGGTCCGGGTCGGGAAGCTGCTCGCCGAACCGCTCGAGATCCACCGCCTCGAGGCTTCGGCGGAACGAATCGCCGAGCTCCTCCGCGAGGTCGGGCTCGAGCCGAAGCTGGCGCGGCGCTATCCCCATCAGCTCTCGGGAGGACAGCGCCAGAGGCTGGCGATCGCCCGGGCCCTCGCCTGCGGCCCGCGGCTGGTGGTGGCCGACGAGCCGGTCTCCGGCCTCGACATGTCCCTGCGGCGCCAGGTCCTCGACCTCCTCGCCGAGCTGCAGCGCACCCGCGGCATGACCTTGGTGCTGGTGTCCCACGACCTGGCGATGGTCGCCCGCGCCGCCGATCGCGTCGCCGTGATGCAAAACGGCAGAGTGGTGGAGGAGGGGCCGACGGGCGAGATCTTCGCCTCGCCGAAGCACCCCCATACGACCGCCTTGTTGGCGGCCAGTCCGCGCCTGCCCTAGGGCGCCCCGAGGGCGGTGGCGTGGGGTGCCGAGCGGTCGCCGACGCCTCCGTTCGCCGGTGGAAAGCGAATCTCCTGACGAAACCAGTCTTCGAGGGCGCGGTTGCGGCATCGACCCGCACCTTTTGGAGAGGAACAATTCGCCCCGGACCATCGTAGGATGGAAGAACGGCCGTGCGCGGTCGTATTTACCCTATGACTTGACGACAATTTCGCAGAATCTGATCGATAAGGGGATCTCTATGACCGACCGACAGAGCCGATTCAAGGTCATGCCTCGGGCCTTGGCTCTCATCCTGGTGGCCGCCCTGCTGGCGCTGCCCGCCGCCGCCCAGTCGCGACAGGTACGGACTACCGTCGGCGAGACCGCGGCGCCACCGAGCTTCGTCATCTCGGGTGAAACCGCCAGCCTGACTTTGGCGGACGCCATCGAGATCGCCCTCGACCGTAACCTCGATCTCGAGTTGCAGCGCTACGACCGCAGCACCTCCCTGTTCCGGATCGAGCAGTCGGAGTCGATCTACGACCTCGGGGCCTCGCTCAGCGTTGGGGTGTCCGAGAACACCAGCCCGTCGTCGTCCCAGCTCGACGGCGCCGCGGTGATCGACTCGAATCGGCGCGACCTCTCCTTCGGGCTCAGCCAGCTCACCCCCTACGGCGGTACCGCCCAGTTCAGCCTGACGGCGGATCGCAGCTCGACCAACAGCTCCTTCTCCTTTATCGACCCGAGCTATAGCGCCAACGGCTCGTTGACCTACTCGCAGCCGTTGCTGCGCGGCTTCGGCAAGCTGTCGACGGAGCGCTCGATTCTGCAGGCGAGGATCAACAGCGATTCGAGCCAGGAGCTGTTCGAGCAGGAGGTGACGCGCATCGTCCAGGCGGTCGAGCAGGCCTATTGGAGCCTGGTCGACGCCCGCGAGCAGCTCGTCGTGGCGCAGGAAAGCCTCGACCTGGCGGAGGAGCTCGACGAGCGCAACCGGGTGCAGGTCGACGTCGGCACCCTGGCGCCCATCGAGCTGGTGCAGAGCGAGGCCACCGTCGCCACCCGCCAGGAAGGCATCATTCAGGCACAGACCACCGTCGGCGACGCCGCCGACCGTCTGCTGCAACTGCTCAACGTTCCGCCCGGGGAGCTGTGGGACGCCGAGATCGTGCCGGAAACGCCCTCCGAGCTCGAGCGCATCGAAATCGATTCCTCGGCCGCCCTCGAGCAAGCCTACGACCAGCGTCCGGAGCTACGGCGCAGTGAGCTCGGCCTCCAGGTGCTCGAGATCGACTCCCAGTTCTTCCAGCGCGAGAAGCTTCCCAACGTCGACCTGGTGGTGGGCTACGGAGCCGGCGGCCTGGGTGGCCGGGGCAACATTCCCGATCCCATCACCGGCGATCCGGTGCGCGTCGACGAAGACTTGATCGACGCCCTCGACGAGGTGGCGAGTCGCGACTTCGACGGCTGGAACTTGCGCGTCAACGTCGGCTACGCCTTCCAGAACCGCAACGCCAAGGCGCAGAGCGCGATCGCCGACCTGGCCCTCGAACGGGCGCAGAAGGAGCTCGACCAGCTTCGCCTGCAGATTCGCACCGAGGTCCGCGCCGCCGTCCGCCAGCTCGACAGCGCGGCGCAGCGCATCGACACCGCCCGCGCCTCGCGGCGAGCCCAGGAGCGCAATCTCGAAGCGGAGCAGAAGCGCTACGAGAACGGTATGTCGACCAGCTACCAGGTGACCGAGATCCAGGAAGACCTCAGCCAGGCGCGCAGCCGCGAGGTGAGCGCGATCACCGAGTATCGCAACGCCCTCACCGAGTTCTATCGCGCCACCGGCCAGTTGCTCGACGTCAGCTCGATCGAGCTGGTGGCGGCAGGAGACTGAAGTGTCCGACAACGGTAGTGCCCTGAGCTGGCTGGTCGCGGTCCTGACCTCACCCGCCAAGACCTTCGCCCAGATCGCCGAGAAGCCCCGCTGGTGGGTGCCGATGGTGGTGATGATCCTGGGGGTCGGTGCGCTCACCCTGGCGGTTCATGCGCGCACCGACTATCGCGAGCACACGGCCAACGTCATGGAAATGCGCAACGTCCACACCATGTCCGCCGAAGACCTCGACCGGGCGGCCGAGATGCAGGAGAAGTTCGGCTCCCTGGGAGCGGTGATCGGCGGTATCGCGGTCGGCGTCATCATGACCGTGATCGGACTCTTCTACTGGGTGCTGCTGCGCCTGATGGGCAGTGAGATCACCTTTGCCCAGAGCCTCGGGACCCATCTCTGGGGTGCCATACCGGTGGTCCTCGG from the Acidobacteriota bacterium genome contains:
- a CDS encoding TetR/AcrR family transcriptional regulator, producing MTDTHPKKRAILEAALAEFREHGFQAANMDRIAARAPASKRTVYKHFASKQALFEEISALLVERTAEASERPYRAAEGIRDGLEQIARNLVDLYLDPEFLDTVRMMLAECFRSPEAARDVWERAHSGEDGLTRWLRQATKDGRLAVSDPVAAATQLTGMLKAFTFWEQVIAPSRALPNQAERQAIVSDSVKTFLARYGEAPTGF
- a CDS encoding SDR family NAD(P)-dependent oxidoreductase; protein product: MPWTRDQIPDQIGRFAIVTGANSGIGFETALALASKGAQVGLACRSAERGRAAVERIRAEHPTAEVSVAPLDLADLDHVAHYAEEVLANRERLDLLVLNAGVMVPPASKTAQGFELQLGVNHLGHFALTARLLPLLEATPEARIVVVSSLAARQGKIHFDDLHFERRYSPWPAYGQSKLAN
- a CDS encoding DoxX family membrane protein; translated protein: MAPLAGAPGPAPRRASRTFGQRLVLLLAGCGLALTAPLALAHVKWFSDFDYHTPPLSVAAVITPTFLVLVAVSAVVMALLVMLDQRLDGTGWYRHLHRWLSARQDYSLLVMRGAMAAVLLISWASDAVLAPELTSRFPTLVWLQFVVAVLLLFPRLVGLGGAGVLAIFAASVFEFGLFHILDYLHYLGIGFYLLVSASRHQKLCNAGLPALYGTMGFSLIWLGYEKLFYPSWALYLLDQSPQLALGLPPQFFLQGAAFVEIGLGFLLLIGLLGRPLAAVITLVFFTTTLVFGKIEVIGHTPLHAALVVFLLNGAGTLYRPPIAIHRRLSWRVAFAALNYLLIIALFLGAYSWSAHRQYQDAIATDRSLVHGRAAFDLTDAERVPEFIRFEVVEELPASYDLHVELTDWTFTPEKSGQPTVANEGHGHVFVNGRQVGRLYGPWFHLGELAPGDNRIVVTLNGSDHRDFVVDGQVLAAETTVVVPPS
- a CDS encoding phosphoribosylaminoimidazolesuccinocarboxamide synthase → MSQAVLSTQVAGLPEPRRGKVRDVYDLGDRLLLVATDRISAYDWVLSPGIPDKGKILHQLSLFWFDQLADLVPHHLEPGLASALPPAVAEDPVLAGRSAVVRKTEVVPFECVARGYLAGSGFREYRADGSVCGLPLPAGLRRADRLPEPIFTPATKAEEGHDENVSFEVMAEALGVELAARLRDLTLALYRRGADHAASRGLILADTKFEFGLVGGELRLIDEALTPDSSRYWEADLWTPGEEPASFDKQFVRNWLDTTDWDKNSPPPELPPEVVAGTRQRYLEAFRRLTGHQVDL
- a CDS encoding leucyl aminopeptidase: MNSMPRLSVSERQEVASELLVVGCFEGAAAEAEGLPAPLVEAIEGLANRAGWSGREEHSGETEARLDGASVVVRLQGLGKAKELTATALTDWLRDQVEEAGGQGYESLAVLLPHHDLTVGAAAAGRNQRALLLGGYRYDRFRTEAKRTRDRVLEVSLLPPPAAEATYRACLVDSRQVGEGIAFARDLGNAPASLASPEWMADQARTMAEGEGISCTVLGPDELKEKGMGGILAVGGGSAHEPRLVKLEWGDRGPTVAIVGKGVTFDTGGISLKPAHAMDEMKYDKCGACAALGIAQAVARLDLPLRLRVYVPLAENMPGGAAYRPGDIVRCYNGKTVEILNTDAEGRMILADALAWAVEEKPDALLELSTLTGACVVALGFQAAGLYAPNRAFADELLAASERSGERLWHMPLWRDHVEQIKGVHGDLKNLGGRWGGANTAAAFLSQFVGDLEHWAHLDIAGVANIGPDQEAPQGATGFGVALGIDWLRSRLS
- a CDS encoding ABC transporter ATP-binding protein, producing the protein MGRSPSGRSEATSADPRPVLTTTDLRVTTRRGEALVRGVDLRVAAGEMVGLVGESGSGKTLTALAVAGLLPHRELRSTGEIRLGGEAIHGLPPGPRRRLLGRRIGMVFQEPMAAFNPSFTIGFQVGEVLRLHHGLGKAEARRETRRLLDRMAIPQAEGRLRSYPHELSGGQLQRVALAMALAGRPEMLLADEPTTALDVTLQAQILDLLEELRHDLDLGILFITHDLAVVANRCSRAIVLRHGEVIESGPVADVLQNPEHPYTGELIAAYPRLEPRATSASLQGAEIVAEARDLHHTYRLPGGAEVKALDGIDLRLAAGSTQALVGESGSGKSTLARALVGLLRPDSGAVHFGGEDLRTWSGAELRRRRRQFQLVFQDPGGSLSPRVRVGKLLAEPLEIHRLEASAERIAELLREVGLEPKLARRYPHQLSGGQRQRLAIARALACGPRLVVADEPVSGLDMSLRRQVLDLLAELQRTRGMTLVLVSHDLAMVARAADRVAVMQNGRVVEEGPTGEIFASPKHPHTTALLAASPRLP